In the genome of Meles meles chromosome 2, mMelMel3.1 paternal haplotype, whole genome shotgun sequence, one region contains:
- the LOC123937272 gene encoding replication protein A 14 kDa subunit-like produces the protein MVDVMELPRSRVNTSMLAQFIDRPVCFVGRLEKIHPTGKMFILSDGEGKNGTIELMEPLDEEISGIVEVGGRVTAKATIMCASYVQFKEDKHPFDLGLYNEAVKITHEFPQFFPLGVVQHD, from the coding sequence ATGGTGGATGTCATGGAGTTGCCCAGGTCGCGCGTCAACACCAGCATGCTAGCTCAGTTCATCGACCGGCCGGTCTGCTTCGTAGGAAGGCTGGAAAAGATTCATCCCactggaaaaatgtttattctttcagatggagaaggaaaaaatggaaccATTGAGTTGATGGAGCCCCTTGATGAAGAAATCTCTGGAATTGTGGAAGTAGGTGGAAGAGTAACGGCCAAGGCAACCATTATGTGTGCATCATATGTCCAGTTTAAAGAAGATAAACATCCTTTTGATCTTGGACTTTACAATGAAGCTGTGAAAATTACTCATGAGTtccctcagttttttcctttgGGGGTTGTGCAACATGATTGA